Proteins from one Streptomyces genisteinicus genomic window:
- a CDS encoding DUF397 domain-containing protein → MRHVYNGITATELQGVVWQKSRHSNSQGSCVEFAKLPGGDVAMRNSRHPEGPALVYTPAEIEALLLGVKDGEFDHLVA, encoded by the coding sequence GTGCGCCACGTGTACAACGGCATAACAGCCACGGAGCTGCAGGGAGTTGTCTGGCAGAAGAGCCGCCACAGCAACTCCCAGGGCTCCTGCGTGGAGTTCGCCAAGCTTCCCGGCGGTGATGTGGCGATGCGCAACTCACGGCATCCCGAAGGCCCCGCACTGGTGTACACGCCCGCGGAGATAGAAGCGTTGCTCCTGGGCGTCAAGGACGGCGAATTCGACCACCTGGTCGCCTGA
- a CDS encoding LutC/YkgG family protein: MSAARETVLGRVRDALALAPPARTTVPRAYRTGRLLPDEERLGLFTDRLTDYRATVLTCTADGTAAAVGRALADRGARRVGVPAGLDRSWLAGWDGEVFEDSADVPPRDLESLDGVVTGAAAGCAETGTVFLDASPDQGRRALSLVPDLHVCVVDLSTVEAGVPEALARLVTGRPTTLISGPSATSDIELERVEGVHGPRTLVVVVRTDA; this comes from the coding sequence ATCTCGGCCGCGCGGGAGACCGTGCTCGGCCGGGTCCGCGACGCGCTCGCCCTCGCCCCGCCCGCGCGGACCACGGTCCCCCGGGCGTACCGGACCGGGCGCCTGCTGCCCGACGAGGAGCGTCTCGGCCTCTTCACCGACCGGCTCACCGACTACCGGGCCACGGTGCTCACCTGCACGGCGGACGGCACGGCGGCGGCCGTCGGCCGGGCGCTCGCGGACCGCGGGGCCCGCCGGGTCGGTGTGCCGGCCGGGCTCGACCGGAGCTGGCTCGCCGGATGGGACGGGGAGGTGTTCGAGGACTCCGCCGACGTGCCGCCCCGGGACCTCGAATCGCTGGACGGGGTCGTCACCGGGGCGGCCGCCGGCTGCGCCGAGACCGGCACCGTCTTCCTGGACGCCTCCCCGGACCAGGGGCGGCGGGCCCTGTCGCTCGTGCCGGACCTCCATGTGTGCGTGGTGGACCTGTCGACGGTGGAGGCCGGGGTGCCGGAGGCGCTCGCCCGGCTCGTCACCGGGCGGCCCACGACGCTGATCAGCGGCCCGTCCGCGACGTCCGACATCGAACTGGAGCGGGTCGAGGGGGTGCACGGCCCCCGCACCCTGGTGGTCGTCGTCCGCACCGACGCGTGA
- a CDS encoding ATP-binding SpoIIE family protein phosphatase codes for MNGGSRRRRLTSRLSASSASVAPSGSRGLRVRRGRPDPDRTTTSARLAWLNSASTRIGTTLDLERTAQELAEFTVPRFADAAAVDILEDVLRGEEGSRWTGAGIPASRAMAVCAVDSLSSLEPTPVGVTINRPETARETLLHRYCLRQGKPVLVSRMEKADFERVAPTPSAAAKMRVNGVHSYLAVPLIARGVLLGTADFVRGAGSRPFSTTDLALAEQLASRAAVFIDNARLYGREREHVITLQRSLLPRATPLTPGLEVHAEYAPSVAARGVGGDWYDVMALPGGRTALMVGDVMGHGLPAAATMGRLRAVGRTLMTLDTAPERILARLDLATRDLEDEQVATCLCAVYDPADGSFTFASAGHLPPLLLDGRGDAAFLDVPVGAPLGAGVIPYDPLRVTAPEGSHLVFYTDGLVKNRADDVDVQLDRLRTKALALGPGRLEEGELLAEAPNAFRIDEAVLLVAATTPEPGDDLKVWTLPREGNVASVARRLVAEQLAAWGLSELTDVSELVVSELVGNALRYGNGPGQLRLLRGERLTVEVSDTGPDLPQIQHADVSDEGGRGLQLINMLCRRWGSCRTVTGKVVWAEQNIAPQTY; via the coding sequence GTGAACGGGGGCAGTCGCAGACGACGCCTGACCAGTCGGCTCTCGGCCAGCAGCGCGTCGGTGGCTCCCTCGGGGAGCCGAGGGCTGCGCGTCCGCCGCGGTCGCCCCGATCCCGACCGGACCACCACCAGCGCCCGGCTCGCCTGGCTGAACTCCGCGAGCACCCGCATCGGCACCACCCTCGACCTGGAGCGGACGGCGCAGGAACTGGCCGAGTTCACCGTGCCCCGCTTCGCCGACGCCGCCGCGGTCGACATCCTGGAGGACGTGCTGCGCGGCGAGGAGGGGTCCCGCTGGACCGGCGCCGGCATCCCCGCGAGCCGTGCCATGGCGGTCTGCGCCGTCGACTCGCTCTCCTCCCTGGAGCCGACGCCGGTCGGGGTGACCATCAACCGGCCGGAGACGGCGCGCGAGACCCTGCTGCACCGCTACTGCCTCAGGCAGGGGAAGCCCGTGCTGGTCAGCCGCATGGAGAAGGCCGACTTCGAACGGGTGGCGCCCACCCCGAGCGCGGCGGCCAAGATGCGGGTCAACGGGGTGCACAGCTATCTGGCGGTGCCGCTGATTGCCCGCGGCGTCCTGCTGGGCACAGCCGACTTCGTGCGCGGCGCCGGCAGCAGGCCGTTCTCCACCACCGACCTCGCGCTCGCCGAACAACTCGCCTCGCGTGCAGCGGTCTTCATCGACAACGCCCGTCTCTACGGACGCGAACGCGAGCATGTGATCACCCTCCAGCGCAGTCTGCTGCCCCGTGCCACGCCGCTGACGCCGGGGCTGGAGGTGCACGCGGAGTACGCGCCCTCCGTCGCCGCACGCGGGGTCGGCGGCGACTGGTACGACGTGATGGCCCTGCCCGGCGGCCGGACCGCCCTCATGGTCGGCGACGTGATGGGCCACGGACTGCCGGCCGCCGCCACCATGGGACGGCTCCGCGCCGTCGGCCGGACGCTGATGACCCTGGACACCGCGCCGGAACGCATCCTCGCCCGGCTCGACCTCGCCACCCGGGACCTGGAGGACGAGCAGGTCGCCACCTGCCTCTGCGCCGTCTACGACCCGGCCGACGGGAGCTTCACCTTCGCCAGCGCCGGCCATCTGCCGCCGCTGCTGCTCGACGGCCGCGGGGACGCCGCGTTCCTGGACGTTCCCGTCGGGGCGCCGCTCGGCGCCGGCGTGATCCCGTACGACCCGCTGCGGGTGACGGCCCCCGAGGGCAGCCACCTCGTGTTCTACACCGACGGCCTGGTGAAGAACCGCGCGGACGACGTGGACGTCCAGCTCGACCGGCTGCGGACCAAGGCCCTGGCGCTGGGCCCGGGCCGGCTGGAGGAGGGGGAGCTGCTGGCCGAGGCCCCCAACGCCTTCCGCATCGACGAGGCGGTGCTGCTGGTCGCCGCCACCACCCCGGAACCGGGCGACGACCTGAAGGTGTGGACACTGCCCCGCGAGGGGAACGTGGCCTCCGTCGCCCGGCGCCTGGTAGCCGAACAGCTGGCGGCCTGGGGCCTGTCGGAGCTGACGGACGTCAGCGAACTGGTCGTCAGCGAACTCGTCGGCAACGCCCTGCGCTACGGCAACGGCCCCGGCCAGCTGCGTCTGCTGCGGGGCGAACGCCTCACCGTGGAGGTCTCCGACACCGGACCCGACCTGCCCCAGATCCAGCACGCGGACGTCAGCGACGAGGGCGGCCGCGGCCTCCAGCTCATCAACATGCTCTGCCGGCGCTGGGGTTCGTGCCGCACCGTCACCGGCAAGGTCGTGTGGGCGGAACAGAACATCGCCCCGCAGACGTACTAA
- a CDS encoding (Fe-S)-binding protein, protein MRIGLFATCLGDTLFPDAVRATALLLARLGHEVVFPPEQTCCGQMHVNTGYQREPVPLVRNFAETFRDASLDAVVMPSGSCAGSVRHQHGIVAERYGDAALRSAVAEVGAKTYELSELLVDVLGVTDVGAYFPHRVTYHPTCHSLRMLRVGDKPLRLLRAVEGIDLVELEQADSCCGFGGTFALKNAGTSAAMLEDKMRHVRATGADVCTAGDSSCLMHIGGGLSRIKAGTRTLHLAQILAATRTAPHALTEAAR, encoded by the coding sequence ATGCGTATCGGACTCTTCGCCACCTGCCTCGGGGACACCCTGTTCCCCGACGCGGTGCGGGCGACCGCCCTCCTCCTGGCCCGGCTCGGCCACGAGGTCGTGTTCCCGCCGGAGCAGACCTGCTGCGGCCAGATGCACGTCAACACCGGCTACCAGCGCGAACCGGTCCCTCTGGTGCGCAACTTCGCCGAGACCTTCCGGGACGCCTCCCTCGACGCGGTCGTCATGCCCTCCGGCTCCTGCGCGGGCTCCGTGCGCCACCAGCACGGGATCGTCGCCGAGCGCTACGGCGACGCCGCGCTGCGCAGCGCGGTCGCCGAGGTCGGGGCCAAGACGTACGAGCTCTCCGAACTCCTCGTGGACGTCCTCGGCGTGACGGACGTCGGCGCCTACTTCCCCCACCGGGTCACCTACCACCCCACCTGCCACTCGCTGCGGATGCTGCGCGTCGGCGACAAGCCGCTGCGGCTGCTGCGGGCCGTGGAGGGAATCGACCTGGTCGAACTGGAACAGGCCGACTCCTGCTGCGGTTTCGGCGGCACCTTCGCCCTGAAGAACGCCGGCACCTCGGCCGCCATGCTGGAGGACAAGATGCGCCATGTGAGGGCCACCGGGGCCGACGTGTGCACCGCCGGCGACTCGTCCTGCCTGATGCACATCGGCGGCGGGCTGTCCCGGATCAAGGCCGGCACCCGCACGCTCCACCTCGCCCAGATCCTCGCCGCCACACGCACCGCGCCCCACGCCCTGACGGAGGCAGCCCGATGA
- a CDS encoding lactate utilization protein B produces MSRAGTPQSTNTFLGMPARPPRVPYGEGNLRGEQAFPRAAAGELRNEQLRRNLGRATGTIRGKRIAVTAELPDWEELRDAGAAIKTDALARLPELLEELERRVTERGGTVHWARDGAEANEIVTRLVRATGSDEVIKVKSMATQEIGLNEHLEQAGITPWETDLAELIVQLGHDRPSHILVPAIHRNRDEIREIFLREIPGVDPGLDAVPEHLAAAARAYLREKFMTTRVAVSGANFGIAETGTLGVVESEGNGRMCLTLPETLITVMGIEKVLPRHQDLEVFLQLLPRSSTGERMNPYTSLWTGVTEGDGPQDFHLVLLDNGRTAALADSVGRQALNCIRCSACLNVCPVYERVGGHAYGSTYPGPIGAVLTPQLAGMHAAADDPNSSLPYASTLCGACYDACPVKIDIPSLLVELRHQKTEETGRSAERLAMRAAAAVMGRPRLWTAAQRTARLGRAVAGRDGTIGRLPRPLSGWSDTRDTPAPPAQTFRDWFASAEGAAALREAAREGERRSADGPAHGDDQQEDQ; encoded by the coding sequence ATGAGCCGAGCCGGGACCCCGCAGTCCACGAACACCTTCCTCGGCATGCCCGCCCGCCCGCCGCGGGTCCCCTACGGCGAGGGCAACCTCCGCGGCGAGCAGGCGTTCCCCCGTGCCGCCGCCGGCGAGCTGCGCAACGAGCAGCTGCGCCGCAACCTGGGACGCGCCACGGGCACGATCCGCGGCAAGCGGATCGCCGTCACCGCCGAACTGCCGGACTGGGAGGAGCTGCGCGACGCGGGCGCGGCCATCAAGACCGACGCCCTGGCCCGGCTGCCCGAGCTGCTGGAGGAGCTGGAGCGCCGGGTCACCGAACGCGGCGGCACCGTGCACTGGGCCCGCGACGGGGCCGAGGCCAACGAGATCGTCACCCGGCTGGTCAGGGCGACCGGCAGCGACGAGGTCATCAAGGTCAAGTCCATGGCCACCCAGGAGATCGGGCTCAACGAGCACCTGGAGCAGGCCGGGATCACCCCCTGGGAGACGGACCTCGCCGAACTCATCGTGCAGCTCGGCCACGACCGGCCCTCGCACATCCTCGTCCCGGCGATCCACCGCAACCGCGACGAGATCCGCGAGATCTTCCTGCGCGAGATCCCCGGCGTCGACCCCGGCCTCGACGCGGTCCCGGAGCACCTCGCGGCCGCCGCACGGGCCTACCTCCGCGAGAAGTTCATGACCACCCGCGTCGCCGTCTCGGGCGCGAACTTCGGCATCGCCGAGACCGGCACCCTGGGCGTCGTCGAGTCCGAGGGCAACGGCCGGATGTGCCTGACCCTCCCCGAGACCCTCATCACCGTGATGGGCATCGAGAAGGTCCTCCCGCGCCATCAGGACCTGGAGGTCTTCCTCCAGTTGCTGCCCCGCTCCTCGACCGGGGAGCGGATGAACCCGTACACCTCCCTGTGGACGGGTGTCACCGAGGGGGACGGCCCGCAGGACTTCCATCTGGTCCTGCTCGACAACGGGCGCACCGCCGCCCTCGCCGACTCCGTGGGGCGCCAGGCGCTCAACTGCATCCGCTGCTCCGCGTGCCTCAACGTCTGCCCGGTCTACGAGAGGGTCGGCGGCCACGCCTACGGGTCCACCTATCCGGGGCCGATCGGCGCGGTGCTCACCCCCCAGCTCGCGGGCATGCACGCCGCCGCCGACGACCCCAACAGCTCCCTCCCGTACGCCTCGACGCTCTGCGGGGCCTGCTACGACGCCTGCCCGGTGAAGATCGACATCCCGTCGCTGCTCGTCGAACTCCGCCACCAGAAGACCGAGGAGACCGGGCGCTCCGCGGAGCGGCTGGCCATGCGGGCGGCCGCCGCCGTGATGGGACGCCCCCGGCTCTGGACCGCCGCGCAGCGCACCGCGCGCCTCGGGCGCGCGGTCGCGGGGCGGGACGGCACGATCGGCCGGCTCCCTCGGCCGCTGTCCGGCTGGAGCGACACCAGGGACACGCCCGCACCCCCCGCGCAGACCTTCCGCGACTGGTTCGCCTCCGCGGAGGGGGCGGCAGCCCTGCGCGAGGCCGCCCGGGAGGGCGAGCGGCGGAGTGCCGACGGCCCCGCGCACGGCGACGACCAGCAGGAGGACCAGTGA
- a CDS encoding DUF1963 domain-containing protein, protein MTDHVIDIGTTERFRASAAAQGLPPAEVEEWIRTVLPKAGLTARGDGPAAGRYGGDAPLPPGAPDPSLPFVASVDCAALPPGSTGLPLPPDGRLLLFAHPDLDGDGPQPDAVRYVPAGSPVVPRRRDGNRDPFPERALFLAPGSLSAQQPEDFADGWWGEPELEHYDLAGDLGDAWDDAYDGDHTGFQLGGNPLTRNTHPVRTIARHRALEEEAGEWVLLAAWLCGEDVPDLEDGIVHWVIPRGDLAALRFDRVEVHVEI, encoded by the coding sequence ATGACCGATCACGTGATCGACATCGGTACGACGGAACGCTTCCGGGCCTCGGCGGCCGCGCAGGGGCTGCCTCCCGCGGAGGTGGAGGAGTGGATACGGACCGTCCTGCCGAAGGCGGGGCTCACGGCACGCGGCGACGGGCCGGCGGCGGGCAGGTACGGCGGCGACGCGCCGCTGCCGCCCGGCGCGCCGGACCCCTCGCTCCCCTTCGTCGCCTCCGTCGACTGCGCCGCGCTCCCGCCCGGCTCCACCGGCCTTCCGCTGCCCCCCGACGGCCGGCTGCTGTTGTTCGCCCACCCCGACCTCGACGGCGACGGGCCCCAGCCGGACGCCGTGCGGTACGTGCCGGCCGGGAGTCCCGTGGTGCCGCGCCGCCGGGACGGGAACCGGGACCCGTTCCCGGAGCGGGCGCTGTTCCTGGCGCCCGGCAGTCTCTCCGCGCAGCAGCCCGAGGATTTCGCCGACGGGTGGTGGGGCGAACCCGAGCTGGAGCACTACGACCTCGCCGGGGATCTCGGTGATGCCTGGGACGACGCGTACGACGGCGACCACACCGGGTTCCAGCTCGGGGGCAACCCGCTCACCCGGAACACCCATCCCGTGCGGACGATCGCCCGCCACCGCGCGCTGGAGGAGGAGGCCGGCGAGTGGGTGCTCCTCGCCGCCTGGCTGTGCGGCGAGGACGTGCCCGACCTGGAAGACGGCATCGTCCACTGGGTGATCCCGCGCGGGGACCTTGCCGCACTGCGTTTCGACCGGGTCGAGGTCCACGTGGAGATCTGA
- a CDS encoding FadR/GntR family transcriptional regulator, which translates to MAAEWHPVRQSRTHELVLESIEQRVLSGDLKAGDRLPPERELAPVLGVSRSALREALRVLETIGVLSAQAGRGPDSGARMVRNPDDALGRLLRLHFALGSYTLEDMLEARVVLERSSFEAAARNASKEQLAELGDLVAAMERPGTGVERFNDLDTRFHVLVARASGNQLTSTLTSAVRESVRPLILRALETAEDWPAAAAALAAEHAELLRLVRAGEGEAAAALAERHIRGFHGGLVADTPPGD; encoded by the coding sequence ATGGCCGCCGAATGGCACCCCGTGCGGCAGTCCCGCACACACGAACTGGTCCTGGAGAGCATCGAGCAGCGCGTGCTCTCCGGTGACCTCAAGGCCGGCGACCGCCTCCCGCCCGAACGGGAGCTCGCTCCCGTCCTCGGCGTCAGCCGCTCCGCGCTCCGCGAGGCCCTGCGGGTGCTGGAGACCATCGGCGTGCTGAGCGCGCAGGCGGGCCGGGGTCCCGACTCGGGGGCCCGGATGGTCCGCAACCCGGACGACGCCCTCGGCAGGCTGCTGCGGCTGCACTTCGCGCTGGGCAGCTACACCCTGGAGGACATGCTGGAGGCCCGCGTCGTCCTGGAACGCTCCAGCTTCGAGGCGGCCGCGCGGAACGCGTCAAAGGAGCAGCTGGCGGAGCTCGGCGACCTCGTGGCGGCGATGGAGCGCCCGGGGACCGGCGTCGAGCGCTTCAACGACCTGGACACCCGTTTCCACGTGCTCGTCGCCCGCGCCTCCGGCAACCAGCTCACCTCGACGCTCACCTCCGCGGTGCGCGAGTCCGTGCGGCCGCTGATCCTGCGCGCGCTGGAGACGGCGGAGGACTGGCCCGCCGCGGCGGCCGCGCTCGCCGCCGAGCACGCGGAGCTGCTGCGTCTGGTGCGGGCCGGTGAGGGCGAGGCGGCGGCGGCGCTCGCGGAGCGCCACATCCGCGGCTTCCACGGCGGGCTGGTGGCCGACACCCCGCCCGGGGACTGA
- a CDS encoding ABC transporter ATP-binding protein, whose translation MNTPAVRLTDLRRVHRGVTALDGVRLDFARGSFTAVMGPSGSGKSTLLNCAAGIDRPTSGRVEIDGVPLDGLGERRLALLRRERVGFVFQAYNLIPSLTAAQNVALPLRLAGRRPSRAAVLDALERVGLRERAGHRPAQLSGGQQQRVALARALITRPAVLFGDEPTGALDTVTSREVLTLLRGLVDTAAQTVVMVTHDPVAASFADRVVFLVDGRVAGEMAAPAADAVAARLAGLEAVPC comes from the coding sequence ATGAACACACCGGCCGTACGGCTCACCGACCTCCGCCGTGTCCACCGCGGCGTCACCGCGCTCGACGGGGTCCGCCTCGACTTCGCCCGCGGCAGCTTCACCGCCGTGATGGGGCCGTCCGGCTCCGGCAAGTCCACCCTGCTGAACTGCGCCGCGGGCATCGACCGGCCCACCTCGGGGCGCGTCGAGATCGACGGTGTGCCGCTCGACGGCCTGGGCGAGCGGCGGCTCGCCCTGCTGCGCCGGGAACGCGTCGGCTTCGTCTTCCAGGCGTACAACCTGATCCCCTCCCTGACCGCCGCGCAGAACGTGGCGCTGCCGCTGCGCCTCGCCGGACGCCGGCCCTCCCGGGCCGCCGTGCTCGACGCGCTGGAGCGGGTCGGCCTGCGGGAGCGGGCCGGGCACCGGCCCGCGCAGCTGTCCGGCGGACAGCAGCAGCGCGTGGCGCTCGCCCGCGCCCTGATCACCCGGCCCGCGGTGCTGTTCGGCGACGAGCCGACCGGCGCGCTGGACACCGTCACCAGCCGCGAGGTGCTCACCCTGCTCAGGGGCCTGGTGGACACCGCGGCGCAGACCGTCGTCATGGTCACCCACGACCCGGTCGCCGCCTCCTTCGCCGACCGGGTGGTGTTCCTGGTCGACGGGCGGGTCGCGGGGGAGATGGCGGCGCCGGCCGCCGACGCCGTCGCCGCCCGCCTCGCGGGACTGGAGGCCGTCCCGTGCTGA
- a CDS encoding ABC transporter permease produces the protein MLTVALAGLRARWAAFVASFAALALGVGLLTAMGLGLASTLDAPRRAPERFASSPVVVMGHDTLTAEVRRGPGTARVSKRLDRPHPVDAALVRELGTLGTVVRAGGPDAVGVDAPSDAVRALVGDRAQVLTGDARTRADARTEQDARALVSVNALLGTAGGVAAFVSVFVVASTFAFAVALRRREFGLLRATGATPGQVRRVLLTEALVMGTAASAAGCVLGALGAPPLGRLLAGGGAAPGWFAIRTDVQWPLHAAFWTGLLVAVAGVWAASRRAGRVGPAEALREADVDTGVLPRGRLVLGAVLAVAGAGLLLWGLAGDPADLLGRKSRTTRPMLLITAVALLSPLLVRRLARLLPAGRGGVGLLVRENTAASVRRTSAIAAPVLVTVALTGSLLGSTGTVTASRAAEARTRTAAELVVTGEDLTVPRPTGAALLGATVSGSAPTSVFVREEDTALIRYEARGVGDPAAFAGLSRLPLVAGDVRDLDDGSIVVSEEWERRTVGDRVDVWLGDGRPARLRIAAVVAVGAGADSVFVTAANAPGAPVDRIDVGPAPGTDPAAAAQALRDATGGTVRTADAWAAAAHPRTNPQTRLGLLVVLGIALVYTAVALAGTLLMATAARRDETASLRLAGATRAQVLRTVAGEALLAVAVGAVLGALVAAVELGGTAAALTALGAPVAMAVPWGPAAAAAGACAVIAALCATAACPRSGTA, from the coding sequence GTGCTGACCGTCGCCCTCGCCGGACTCCGGGCCCGCTGGGCCGCCTTCGTCGCGAGCTTCGCCGCCCTGGCCCTCGGGGTCGGACTGCTGACCGCCATGGGCCTCGGCCTCGCCTCCACCCTCGACGCCCCGCGGCGGGCGCCGGAACGTTTCGCGTCGTCGCCGGTGGTGGTGATGGGACATGACACGCTGACCGCCGAGGTGCGGCGGGGCCCCGGCACCGCCCGGGTGTCGAAACGGCTCGACCGTCCACACCCTGTGGACGCCGCACTCGTCCGCGAACTGGGCACGCTGGGCACCGTGGTGCGCGCCGGCGGGCCGGACGCGGTCGGCGTCGACGCCCCGTCCGACGCGGTACGCGCCCTCGTGGGCGACCGCGCCCAGGTCCTCACCGGCGACGCCCGGACACGCGCCGATGCCCGCACGGAGCAGGACGCACGGGCGCTGGTCTCCGTCAACGCCCTGCTCGGCACGGCCGGCGGCGTGGCCGCGTTCGTCTCCGTCTTCGTCGTCGCCTCCACGTTCGCCTTCGCGGTGGCGCTGCGCCGCCGCGAGTTCGGGCTGCTGCGCGCCACCGGCGCCACACCCGGTCAGGTGCGCCGGGTGCTGCTCACCGAAGCCCTCGTCATGGGCACGGCCGCCTCGGCCGCCGGATGCGTGCTCGGCGCCCTGGGCGCGCCGCCCTTGGGACGGCTGCTGGCCGGCGGAGGTGCGGCGCCCGGCTGGTTCGCCATCCGGACGGACGTGCAGTGGCCGCTGCACGCGGCGTTCTGGACCGGGCTGCTGGTCGCGGTGGCCGGGGTGTGGGCGGCGTCGCGGCGGGCCGGCCGGGTCGGCCCCGCCGAGGCGCTGCGCGAGGCCGACGTGGACACCGGCGTCCTGCCGCGCGGGCGGCTCGTCCTGGGCGCCGTGCTCGCCGTCGCGGGCGCCGGACTGCTGCTGTGGGGGCTCGCCGGCGACCCGGCGGATCTGCTGGGCCGCAAGAGCCGGACCACCCGGCCGATGCTCCTGATCACCGCGGTCGCGCTGCTCTCCCCCCTGCTGGTGCGCCGCCTCGCCCGGCTGCTCCCGGCGGGCCGGGGCGGTGTCGGGCTGCTCGTCCGCGAGAACACGGCGGCCTCGGTGCGGCGCACGTCGGCGATCGCCGCACCTGTCCTGGTGACCGTCGCGCTCACCGGCTCGCTGCTCGGCTCGACCGGGACGGTGACGGCCTCGCGGGCCGCCGAGGCGCGGACACGCACCGCTGCCGAACTGGTCGTGACCGGCGAGGACCTGACGGTCCCCCGGCCGACCGGGGCCGCGCTCCTGGGGGCCACCGTCTCCGGGTCGGCCCCGACGTCCGTCTTCGTGCGCGAGGAGGACACCGCGCTGATCCGGTACGAAGCGCGCGGGGTGGGCGACCCGGCCGCGTTCGCCGGCCTCTCCCGGCTCCCGCTGGTCGCGGGCGACGTACGCGACCTCGACGACGGGTCGATCGTGGTGAGCGAGGAGTGGGAGCGGCGGACCGTCGGCGACCGGGTCGACGTGTGGCTCGGCGACGGGCGGCCCGCACGGCTGCGGATCGCCGCCGTGGTCGCCGTCGGCGCGGGCGCCGACTCCGTCTTCGTCACCGCCGCCAACGCCCCCGGCGCGCCGGTCGACCGGATCGACGTGGGACCCGCCCCCGGCACGGACCCGGCCGCCGCGGCGCAGGCCCTGCGGGACGCCACCGGGGGCACGGTCCGCACGGCCGACGCCTGGGCCGCGGCGGCCCATCCGCGGACGAACCCGCAGACACGGCTCGGGCTGCTCGTCGTCCTCGGCATCGCGCTCGTCTACACGGCCGTCGCTCTGGCGGGCACGCTGCTGATGGCGACGGCCGCGCGGCGGGACGAGACGGCGTCGCTCCGGCTGGCCGGCGCCACCCGCGCGCAGGTGCTGCGGACGGTGGCCGGCGAGGCGCTGCTCGCGGTGGCGGTGGGCGCGGTGCTCGGCGCGCTGGTGGCCGCGGTCGAGCTCGGGGGGACGGCCGCCGCGCTGACGGCGCTGGGCGCGCCGGTGGCGATGGCGGTCCCGTGGGGCCCGGCCGCCGCGGCGGCGGGCGCGTGCGCGGTGATCGCGGCGCTCTGCGCGACGGCGGCCTGCCCGCGGAGCGGGACGGCCTGA
- a CDS encoding DUF2786 domain-containing protein, whose amino-acid sequence MPCVSTVEKALAAALYAEGDDALDTAASLLAADPAADAELDRRGELLLRGAWERGWQPEDVARLVRRDLDEAHGRLLAGLAVAESAAYGDRLPPRWRAQIAGLGSLGPYRADRFTRATAVLELYRLLARLPRIEPVGPPPGGAPLSAPAPAHEPRMLTRVRALLAKAEATGFPQEAEALTAKAQELMARHSIDEAVLAHGAPSAQEPSACRIGVDAPYETAKAVLLDAVAGANHCRAVWNSAFGFSTVVGFEGDLEAVELLYTSLLVQGTTAMTVAESAQRAGGRKRTKTFRQSFWTAYAARLGDHLAAVAEEVVTGDLLPVLATRELAVTDRADRMFPETTTTRVRGATDPEGWRDGTSAADRARPTGPPRPRLRGRDG is encoded by the coding sequence ATCCCCTGTGTGAGCACGGTCGAGAAGGCGCTGGCCGCGGCGCTGTACGCGGAGGGCGACGACGCCCTGGACACGGCGGCGTCCCTCCTCGCGGCCGATCCGGCGGCCGACGCGGAGCTGGACCGCCGGGGCGAGCTGCTGCTGCGCGGGGCCTGGGAGCGCGGATGGCAGCCGGAGGACGTGGCCCGGCTGGTCCGGCGCGACCTGGACGAGGCGCACGGCCGGCTCCTCGCGGGACTGGCAGTCGCCGAGTCCGCCGCCTACGGCGACCGGCTTCCGCCGCGCTGGCGGGCCCAGATCGCGGGGCTGGGGAGCCTCGGGCCGTACCGGGCGGACCGCTTCACGCGGGCCACCGCGGTGCTGGAGCTGTACCGGCTGCTGGCCCGTCTGCCGCGCATCGAGCCCGTCGGCCCGCCGCCCGGCGGCGCGCCGCTGTCGGCGCCCGCCCCTGCGCACGAGCCCCGCATGCTGACCCGGGTCCGGGCGCTGCTCGCCAAGGCGGAGGCGACGGGCTTCCCGCAGGAGGCCGAGGCGCTGACGGCCAAGGCCCAGGAACTGATGGCCCGGCACAGCATCGACGAGGCCGTGCTCGCCCACGGCGCCCCGTCGGCGCAGGAGCCGTCCGCCTGCCGCATCGGCGTGGACGCCCCGTACGAGACGGCGAAGGCGGTCCTCCTCGACGCCGTGGCCGGAGCCAACCACTGCCGGGCCGTGTGGAACAGCGCGTTCGGCTTCTCCACGGTGGTCGGCTTCGAGGGGGACCTGGAGGCGGTCGAGCTGCTGTACACCTCGCTGCTGGTGCAGGGCACCACGGCGATGACGGTGGCCGAGTCCGCGCAGCGCGCCGGCGGCCGCAAGCGGACCAAGACGTTCCGGCAGTCGTTCTGGACGGCCTACGCGGCCCGTCTCGGCGACCACCTCGCCGCCGTGGCGGAGGAGGTGGTGACCGGTGACCTGCTGCCGGTACTCGCCACCCGCGAACTGGCCGTCACCGACCGCGCCGACCGGATGTTCCCCGAGACCACCACGACCCGGGTGCGGGGCGCGACCGATCCCGAGGGCTGGCGCGACGGCACCTCGGCCGCGGACCGCGCCCGCCCCACCGGGCCGCCCCGGCCCCGGCTGCGGGGACGCGACGGCTGA